A single Rhinolophus ferrumequinum isolate MPI-CBG mRhiFer1 chromosome 12, mRhiFer1_v1.p, whole genome shotgun sequence DNA region contains:
- the POLE3 gene encoding DNA polymerase epsilon subunit 3 produces MAERPEDLNLPNAVITRIIKEALPDGVNISKEARSAISRAASVFVLYATSCANNFAMKGKRKTLNASDVLSAMEEMEFQRFITPLKEALEAYRREQKGKKEASEQKKKDKDKKTDSEEPDKSRDEDNDEDEERLEEEEQNEEEEVDN; encoded by the exons ATGGCGGAAAGGCCCGAGGACCTCAACCTGCCCAATGCCGTCATCACCAGGATCATCAAGGAGGCG CTCCCGGATGGTGTCAACATCTCCAAGGAGGCCCGGAGCGCCATCTCCCGCGCCGCCAGCGTCTTCGTGCTCTACGCCACATCCTG TGCCAACAACTTCGCCATGAAAGGGAAACGCAAGACACTGAATGCCAGTGATGTGCTCTCAGCCATGGAAGAGATGGAGTTCCAGCGGTTCATTACCCCGTTAAAAGAAGCTCTGGAAG CATATAGGAGGGAGCAGAAAGGCAAGAAGGAAGCTTCGGAGCAAAAGAAGaaggacaaagacaaaaaaacagaTTCAGAAGAACCAGACAAGAGTAGGGATGAGGATAATGACGAAGATGAGGAAAGACTGGAAGaagaagaacagaatgaagaGGAGGAAGTGGACAACTGA
- the C12H9orf43 gene encoding LOW QUALITY PROTEIN: uncharacterized protein C9orf43 homolog (The sequence of the model RefSeq protein was modified relative to this genomic sequence to represent the inferred CDS: deleted 1 base in 1 codon), whose protein sequence is MDLPDESQWDETTCNLAVCQHPQCWATIRRIERGHPRILGSPCRAPLDANDKLPVLTIVNISDSCFPAKRHAHHHLSEFTFTKPHSLLSQRSKLDSKFQGRPWMDLPDKDLINYANRPPNISHRLQKLPVLNLNETQLPCPQDIRNKVVIWIPREPEKHMTPAERKYIVPSQDGKKKRKTATKDKPPLVLSGKQNTETQLRPSGKIEPPSFPVHLFEQLSSEFIPFWNQFDMLPQDLLNDLLSGAGETTPCPEMKTQLAMMKKKPPLEKSRPDSAISSKMVLSVHHLTLQRPALRHPEHLKKVRYDLKTEGRFSGTARSLGTTPPQPTQQQQQWQQQRLPKTPTKKQEAKKKSKNDPGSQRTSLTRLGAMVYDPCPGHRTLPDLGSDEKQQQQMKRKGPTLKQNPTERPQVDDAENDQDYLPRKQNPKLSKREPTNEDINTQIEVVWEAQERTPKDLSAGTSRKSWNPELKLLRILQAPDYEDEDNQPCGTQSKESSAGIGRRPHWDSLVPQQDAENLEDSDLEHEG, encoded by the exons ATGGACTTGCCAGATGAGAGCCAGTGGGATGAAACCACCTGTAACTTGGCTGTTTGTCAGCATCCACAATGCTGGGCAACTATCCGCCGAATTGAGAGGGGCCACCCTCGAATCCTGGGCTCACCCTGCAGAGCTCCTCTGGATGCTAATG ACAAACTCCCAGTGCTCACCATTGTAAACATCTCAGATTCCTGCTTTCCGGCCAAGAGACATGCTCATCATCATTTATCAGAATTTACCTTCACTAAGCCTCACTCTTTATTGTCTCAGAGGTCAAAACTGGACTCCAAATTTCAAGGCAG ACCTTGGATGGATTTACCTGACAAAGATTTGATCAACTATGCGAATAGACCTCCCAACATAAGTCACAGATTGCAAAAG CTTCCAGTGCTGAATTTGAATGAGACACAACTTCCCTGCCCTCAGGATATCAGAAATAAGGTTGTAATCTGGATCCCAAGAGAACCGGAGAAGCATATGAC TCCAGCTGAGAGGAAATATATTGTTCCCAGCCaggatgggaagaagaaaagaaagacagctACA AAAGACAAGCCCCCTCTGGTTCTCTCTGGAAAGCAGAACACAGAA ACACAGTTGAGACCTTCAGGGAAAATAgaacctccctccttcccagtaCACTTGTTTGAGCAACTAAGTTCAGAATTCATACCTTTCTGGAACCAGTTTGACATGTTACCTCAGGATCTCCTGAACGA TCTTTTGTCAGGTGCAGGGGAAACGACTCCTTGTCCAGAGATGAAGACACAATTGGCCATGATGAAAAAGAAACCTCCTCTGGAAAAGAGCCGACCTGACAGTGCCATTTCTTCTAAGATGGTTTTATCTGTCCACCACCTCACCCTGCAA AGACCAGCATTGAGACATCCTGAACATTTGAAGAAAGTACGTTATGATCTGAAGACAGAAGGTAGGTTTTCTGGTACGGCCAGATCTCTAGGTACCACTCCCCCTCAGCCCACA cagcaacagcagcagtggcagcagcagagGCTGCCGAAGACACCTACTAAGAAGCAG GAGGctaaaaagaaatccaagaatGATCCAGGGAGCCAGCGCACTTCACTTACACGTTTAGGTGCCATGGTTTATGACCCATGCCCCG GTCACAGAACTCTACCAGATTTGGGAAGTGACGAAAAGCAACAGCAGCAGATGAAGAGAAAAGGCCCCACCTTGAAACAG AATCCCACAGAGAGGCCACAGGTGGACGACGCTGAGAACGACCAGGATTACTTGCCCAGGAAGCAGA ATCCTAAATTATCCAAAAGAGAACCCACTAACGAGGACATCAATACTCAGATAGAGGTTGTGTGGGAAGCCCAAGAGAGGACCCCAAAGGACCTTTCAGCCGGTACATCTAGAAAAAGTTGGAACCCTGAGCTCAAACTACTGAGGATTCTTCAGGCCCCTGATTATGAGGATGAGGACAACCAACCCTGTGGGACGCAGAGTAAGGAGTCTTCCGCAGGCATAGGCAGAAGACCTCACTGGGACAGCCTTGTTCCACAGCAGGATGCTGAGAATCTTGAGGACAGCGACCTTGAACATGAGGGCTGA